The Scophthalmus maximus strain ysfricsl-2021 chromosome 7, ASM2237912v1, whole genome shotgun sequence genome includes a window with the following:
- the rab3il1 gene encoding guanine nucleotide exchange factor for Rab-3A isoform X6: MMTWRFRVPHQGDSKLVDLEPESRVEGGGPAGPTSAREHGGLSRLRSSSLEIKEKEIREKGSEILREQLDAAERELKLKDKECERLSQVRNQLEQELEELTASLFEEAHKMVHEANVKQAAAQKQLKEAQGKIDVLQAEVTALKTLVLTSTPSSPNRQLHPQLQASGARGAYKHGGGHVRNKSMSSVFPSSPGKLEASSLSIQPVAKEDREPAVPALLSLILCLVPGQSVSLTYDSYWQERGEGLDTDSRQMDSVLYAEFLMWRERPSLDRSSALLSRIYREDIGPCLSFTRSELSQLVQSAVENNSLTIEPVAMSALPMVKASAVECGGPNGFRAAIETKCALSGVSRLCRHRIKLGDKGSYYYISPASRARITAVCNFFTYIRYIQQGLVRHNAEQMFWEVMRLRREMTVAKLGFYLTDQG, encoded by the exons ATGATGACTTGGAGGTTTCGTGTTCCTCATCAAGGCGACTCCAA GTTGGTAGATCTGGAGCCAGAGTCcagagtggagggaggaggccCGGCCGGGCCCACCTCGGCCAGAGAGCATGGCGGCCTCTCCCGGCTCCGCAGCTCCTCGCTGGaaatcaaagagaaagaaatcagaGAAAAGGGCTCGGAGATCCTCAGGGAGCAGCTGGACGCTGCAGAGAGG GAACTGAAACTGAAGGACAAGGAGTGTGAGCGTCTGTCGCAGGTCAGGAatcagctggagcaggagctggaggagctgacggCCAGTCTGTTTGAG GAAGCTCACAAGATGGTGCACGAAGCGAACGTCAAACAAGCCGCAGCACAGAAACAACTGAAGGAGGCTCAGGGGAAG ATTGACGTTCTGCAAGCAGAGGTGACGGCGCTCAAGACCCTGGTGTTGACATCCACACCTTCCTCGCCGAACCGCCAGCTGCATCCACAGCTACAGGCGTCAGGAGCCAGGGGGGCGTACAAACACGGCGGCGGGCACGTCCGCAACAAGAGCATGAGCAGTGTCTTTCCATCCTCACCTGGAAAACTAGAAGCTTCTTCACTTTCCATTCAGCCTGTGGCcaaagaggacagagag CCTGCTgttcctgctctcctctctctgattcTCTGCCTGGTTCCTGGACAGTCTGTCAGTTTGACCTATGACTCTTACTGGCAGGAGCGGGGAGAGGGTTTAGACACTGACAGCAGACAG ATGGACTCGGTTCTGTACGCAGAGTTTTTGATGTGGAGGGAACGTCCGAGCTTAGACCGCTCCTCCGCCTTACTGAGTCGCATCTACAGAGAAGACATCGGACCCTGTCTCTCCTTCACACGATCTGAG CTGTCGCAGCTGGTGCAGAGCGCCGTGGAGAACAACTCTCTGACCATCGAGCCCGTGGCCATGTCGGCGTTACCGATGGTGAAAGCCTCCGCTGTTGAGTGTGGAGGCCCCAA TGGCTTTAGGGCAGCAATAGAGAC AAAATGTGCATTAAGTGGCGTTTCGCGGCTCTGTCGACATCGCATTAAACTGGGTGACAAGGGGAGCTACTATTACATCTCTCCGGCCAGCCGAGCGCGG ATCACAGCAGTTTGCAACTTTTTCACCTATATCCGCTACATCCAGCAGGGCCTGGTGAGACACAATG CGGAGCAGATGTTCTGGGAGGTGATGCGGCTTCGCAGAGAAATGACTGTGGCCAAGTTAGGCTTCTACCTCACTGACCAGGGCTAG